In Nonomuraea muscovyensis, one genomic interval encodes:
- a CDS encoding VOC family protein: MTVRELRLVVTAEDYEQALAFYRDTLGLPQRAAFASEGGRVTILEAGRATLEITDPPHAAFIDEVEVGRRVAGHIRVAFEVDDSTEATARLAGAGATVVAEPTRTPWNSLNSRLEGPAGLQLTLFEELGD, encoded by the coding sequence ATGACGGTACGTGAGCTACGGCTGGTCGTGACGGCCGAGGACTACGAGCAAGCGCTGGCCTTCTACCGCGACACCCTAGGCCTGCCCCAGCGGGCCGCGTTCGCCTCCGAGGGCGGCCGGGTGACGATCCTGGAGGCGGGCCGGGCCACCCTGGAGATCACCGACCCGCCCCACGCGGCCTTCATCGACGAGGTCGAGGTGGGCCGCAGAGTGGCGGGCCACATCCGGGTGGCCTTCGAGGTGGACGACTCCACGGAGGCGACGGCCCGGCTGGCCGGGGCCGGGGCGACGGTGGTGGCCGAGCCGACGCGCACCCCGTGGAACTCGCTCAACTCCCGCCTGGAGGGCCCGGCCGGGCTCCAGCTCACCCTCTTCGAGGAACTGGGCGACTGA
- a CDS encoding alpha-amylase family protein translates to MRLTYTSDLWWKNAVIYCLDVETFKDGNGDGIGDFRGLTQEIDYLAGLGVTCLWLMPFYPSPGKDDGYDATDFYSVDPRLGTLGDFVEFMRTAHDRGLRVIADLVVNHTSDRHPWFKEARSSKESPLRDWYVWSDVPEPDDKSQIVFPDKEDSVWELDEKTGQYYLHSFYRHQPDLNVANPAVRDEITRVLGFWMELGLSGFRVDAVPFLIENVDPKLADPHDFLADLRAFMTRRKGDSVLLGEVNVPYEELVTYFGEGLGDQVTMCFDFIGMQRAWLSLARGEAEPLASALRERPQPPKDCQWASFLRNHDELTLDKLTEEERQEVFQAFGPDEDMQVFGRGLRRRLPPMLGGDLRRIKMAYSLLFSLPGTPVLFYGEEIGLGENLKAEGRMAVRVPMQWSPEGGFGRGEPERAMPDGAFAPDRVNVADQKRDTGSLLRWFQLLIERYRECPELAWGSYEVLDPGHPAVFAHRCDADGATVVILHNLSDTARDAELKLDGLDGCLLTDLLEDGSVQVPDGGKVTLPLGPHGCRWLRASAPEVPPEDASAKWEHSR, encoded by the coding sequence ATGCGACTCACCTACACCTCGGACCTGTGGTGGAAGAACGCGGTCATCTACTGCCTGGACGTGGAGACGTTCAAGGACGGCAACGGCGACGGGATCGGTGACTTCCGCGGCCTGACACAGGAGATCGACTACCTGGCCGGGCTGGGTGTGACCTGCCTGTGGCTGATGCCGTTCTATCCGAGCCCGGGCAAGGACGACGGCTACGACGCCACCGACTTCTACAGCGTCGACCCCCGGCTGGGGACGCTCGGGGACTTCGTGGAGTTCATGCGGACCGCGCACGACCGCGGGCTGCGCGTCATCGCCGACCTGGTCGTCAACCACACCTCCGACCGGCATCCGTGGTTCAAGGAGGCGCGGTCCAGCAAGGAGTCGCCGCTGCGCGACTGGTATGTCTGGTCGGACGTGCCGGAGCCGGACGACAAGAGCCAGATCGTCTTCCCCGACAAGGAGGACAGCGTCTGGGAGCTCGACGAGAAGACCGGGCAGTACTACCTGCACAGCTTCTACCGCCACCAGCCGGACCTGAACGTGGCCAACCCGGCCGTGCGCGACGAGATCACCCGGGTGCTCGGGTTCTGGATGGAGCTGGGGCTGTCGGGGTTCCGGGTGGACGCGGTGCCGTTCCTCATCGAGAACGTCGATCCGAAGCTGGCCGACCCGCACGACTTCCTGGCCGACCTGCGGGCGTTCATGACGCGGCGCAAGGGCGACTCGGTGCTGCTCGGCGAGGTCAACGTGCCGTACGAGGAGCTCGTGACCTACTTCGGCGAGGGCCTCGGCGACCAGGTCACCATGTGCTTCGACTTCATCGGCATGCAACGCGCCTGGCTGTCGCTGGCCCGGGGCGAGGCCGAACCGCTCGCCTCGGCGCTCAGGGAGCGGCCCCAGCCGCCGAAGGACTGCCAGTGGGCCTCGTTCCTGCGCAACCACGACGAGCTGACCCTGGACAAGCTCACCGAGGAGGAGCGTCAGGAGGTCTTCCAGGCGTTCGGCCCGGACGAGGACATGCAGGTGTTCGGCCGGGGACTGCGCCGGCGGCTGCCGCCGATGCTCGGCGGCGACCTGCGGCGGATCAAGATGGCCTACAGCCTGCTGTTCTCCCTGCCGGGGACGCCGGTCCTGTTCTACGGCGAGGAGATCGGCCTCGGCGAGAACCTCAAGGCCGAGGGCCGGATGGCCGTCCGCGTGCCGATGCAGTGGTCGCCCGAGGGCGGGTTCGGCAGGGGCGAGCCCGAGCGGGCCATGCCGGACGGCGCGTTCGCCCCGGACCGGGTGAACGTGGCCGACCAGAAGCGCGACACCGGCTCGCTGCTGCGGTGGTTCCAGTTGCTGATCGAGCGCTACCGGGAGTGCCCCGAGCTGGCGTGGGGCTCCTACGAGGTGCTCGACCCGGGGCACCCGGCCGTGTTCGCGCACCGCTGCGACGCCGACGGCGCCACCGTGGTGATCCTGCACAACCTGTCGGACACCGCCCGGGACGCCGAGCTGAAGCTCGACGGCCTCGACGGCTGCCTGCTCACCGACCTGCTGGAGGACGGCTCGGTCCAGGTGCCGGACGGCGGGAAGGTGACCCTGCCGCTGGGCCCGCACGGCTGCCGCTGGCTGCGCGCCTCTGCGCCGGAGGTGCCCCCGGAGGACGCCTCGGCCAAGTGGGAGCACTCCCGGTAG
- a CDS encoding cytochrome d ubiquinol oxidase subunit II: MEIFILAFFAIGYLVLAGADIGVGMLLPYLGRSGGERREVIAAIAPFFLGNEVWLVATAGVLAGMFPELESELLHGNYALVVCLLVAWVVRDMGLWLRGRLPGARWRLCWDGAVVAGSWGLALSWGALLSHVLLGLGGPAAVLPALVPAALFAVHGLAFATLRLRGELRRRAAVLSGGAGEGRTYALTAGALVVIGVLAGARLPLTAGSTASFLAPVILALIPLLVASQAWVWWTFRHRVTGPSYL, from the coding sequence ATGGAGATCTTCATCCTGGCCTTCTTCGCGATCGGCTACCTCGTGCTGGCCGGGGCCGACATCGGGGTCGGCATGCTGCTGCCGTACCTCGGCCGCTCCGGGGGCGAGCGGCGCGAGGTCATCGCCGCCATCGCGCCGTTCTTCCTCGGCAACGAGGTGTGGCTGGTCGCCACCGCCGGGGTGCTCGCAGGGATGTTCCCCGAGCTGGAGTCCGAGCTGCTGCACGGCAACTACGCGCTGGTCGTCTGCCTGCTGGTGGCGTGGGTGGTGCGCGACATGGGGCTGTGGCTGCGCGGACGCCTGCCGGGCGCCCGCTGGCGGCTGTGCTGGGACGGCGCCGTCGTCGCCGGGAGCTGGGGGCTCGCGCTGAGCTGGGGCGCCCTGCTGAGCCACGTGCTGCTCGGCCTCGGCGGGCCGGCCGCCGTGCTGCCCGCGCTGGTGCCGGCCGCGCTGTTCGCCGTGCACGGGCTGGCCTTCGCCACGCTGCGGCTGCGCGGCGAGCTGCGCCGGCGGGCGGCCGTGCTGTCCGGCGGCGCCGGCGAGGGCCGCACCTATGCCCTCACGGCCGGCGCGCTCGTGGTGATCGGCGTGCTGGCCGGGGCGCGGCTGCCGCTCACGGCGGGGTCCACGGCGTCGTTCCTGGCGCCGGTGATCCTCGCGCTGATCCCGCTGCTGGTCGCCTCCCAGGCGTGGGTGTGGTGGACGTTCCGGCACCGCGTGACCGGCCCGTCGTACCTGTGA
- a CDS encoding EF-hand domain-containing protein, protein MSDHAITFDLIDADKDGRISAVELVRLMEALGQPITLERAQAGVARLDQDGDGLIDLEEFGSFFHD, encoded by the coding sequence ATGAGTGACCACGCCATCACCTTCGACCTGATCGACGCCGACAAGGACGGCCGCATCTCGGCCGTGGAGCTGGTCCGGCTGATGGAGGCCCTCGGGCAGCCGATCACGCTGGAGCGCGCCCAGGCCGGGGTCGCCAGGCTCGACCAGGACGGCGACGGGCTGATCGACCTGGAGGAGTTCGGCTCCTTCTTCCACGACTGA
- a CDS encoding alpha/beta fold hydrolase, with protein sequence MPTFSAPDGTVLAHHVYGTGRPLVCLPGGPMQDSAYLGELGGLPAHRRLVMVDPRGTGGSAAPRDPASYRCDRLVDDVEALREHLGLDRLDLLAHSAGANVATLYAARYPTRVARLALVTPSTRAVGLDATGAARLDVARLRAEAGEPWFATAFAALEEIVAGNATDERWKAIDPLFYGRWDAAAQAHQAAQQGRRNDEAAAVFGAEGAFDPDATRAALAALHAPVLLLAGEVDPNSVPVVMAEFAALFPNAELVVQPGAGHFPWLDDPAAFTAALAAFLG encoded by the coding sequence ATGCCCACCTTCTCCGCGCCCGACGGGACCGTCCTCGCCCACCACGTGTACGGCACGGGCAGGCCGCTGGTCTGCCTGCCGGGCGGCCCGATGCAGGACTCCGCCTACCTGGGCGAGCTCGGCGGCCTGCCGGCCCACCGCCGGCTGGTCATGGTCGATCCCCGGGGCACCGGCGGGTCCGCGGCCCCTCGGGATCCCGCCTCCTACCGCTGCGACCGGCTCGTGGACGACGTCGAGGCCCTGCGCGAGCACCTCGGCCTGGACCGGCTGGACCTGCTCGCGCACTCCGCCGGCGCCAACGTCGCGACGCTGTACGCGGCCCGGTACCCCACCCGCGTCGCCCGGCTCGCCCTGGTCACCCCGAGCACGCGGGCCGTCGGCCTCGACGCCACCGGAGCGGCCCGGCTGGACGTCGCCCGCCTCCGCGCGGAGGCGGGCGAACCGTGGTTCGCGACCGCCTTCGCGGCCCTGGAGGAGATCGTGGCCGGCAACGCCACCGACGAGCGCTGGAAGGCCATCGACCCCCTCTTCTACGGCCGGTGGGACGCGGCGGCCCAGGCCCACCAGGCCGCCCAGCAGGGCCGCCGGAACGACGAGGCGGCGGCGGTGTTCGGTGCCGAGGGCGCCTTCGACCCGGACGCGACCCGCGCGGCACTGGCCGCCCTCCACGCGCCGGTCCTGCTGCTGGCCGGAGAGGTGGACCCGAACTCGGTGCCGGTCGTCATGGCCGAGTTCGCCGCGCTGTTCCCGAACGCCGAACTCGTCGTCCAGCCGGGAGCGGGCCACTTCCCGTGGCTCGACGACCCGGCCGCGTTCACGGCGGCGCTCGCGGCGTTCCTCGGCTGA
- a CDS encoding aldo/keto reductase, producing the protein MTARDLGALRVPALGFGAMVLSGVYGEVDDARAEAALTAALDAGAVHVDTSDAYGADGDNERLVGRLIKGRRDEVVVATKFGLALFEGEAGRSQPVGYAFGELRVNAEPRLVRRYAERSLRNLGVDAIDLYYAHYPDPGVPIEETVGAMAELVKDGLVKHIGLSNVTAAQVRAAHAVHPVAAVQNEWSMWRPIEPELLATTRELGIGVVAWSPLGNGFLTGTVQGLGAGDFRHHAPRFSTENLARNNDRYAPIRALAGELEITPAQLALAWLLHQDEHVVAIPGSRTPAHIRENAAAAGITLDPATLARVDQALAGIEVTGGTLL; encoded by the coding sequence ATGACTGCACGCGACCTCGGCGCCCTGCGGGTGCCGGCCCTCGGCTTCGGCGCCATGGTGCTGTCCGGCGTCTACGGCGAGGTCGACGACGCCCGCGCCGAGGCGGCGCTGACGGCCGCGCTGGACGCCGGGGCGGTCCACGTGGACACCAGTGACGCCTACGGCGCCGACGGGGACAACGAGCGCCTCGTCGGCCGGTTGATCAAGGGACGCCGCGACGAGGTCGTGGTGGCCACCAAGTTCGGGCTGGCCCTGTTCGAGGGGGAGGCCGGCAGGTCGCAGCCGGTGGGGTACGCGTTCGGCGAGCTGCGGGTCAACGCCGAGCCGAGGCTGGTCCGCCGCTACGCCGAGCGAAGCCTGCGCAACCTGGGCGTGGACGCGATCGACCTCTACTACGCGCACTACCCGGACCCGGGGGTGCCGATCGAGGAGACGGTCGGGGCGATGGCGGAGCTGGTGAAGGACGGGCTGGTCAAGCACATCGGGCTGTCCAACGTGACCGCCGCCCAGGTGCGGGCGGCGCACGCGGTGCACCCGGTGGCCGCCGTGCAGAACGAGTGGTCGATGTGGCGGCCGATCGAGCCGGAGCTGCTCGCGACCACCCGCGAGCTGGGCATCGGCGTCGTGGCCTGGAGCCCGCTCGGCAACGGCTTCCTCACCGGCACCGTGCAGGGGCTCGGCGCCGGCGACTTCCGGCACCACGCCCCCCGCTTCTCCACCGAGAACCTGGCCCGCAACAACGACCGCTACGCCCCGATCCGGGCGCTGGCCGGCGAGCTGGAGATCACGCCCGCGCAGCTCGCGCTCGCCTGGCTGCTGCACCAGGACGAGCACGTGGTCGCCATCCCCGGCAGCCGGACCCCCGCCCACATCAGGGAGAACGCGGCCGCCGCCGGCATCACGCTGGACCCGGCCACGCTGGCCCGCGTGGACCAGGCGCTGGCCGGCATCGAGGTGACGGGAGGCACGCTGCTGTAG
- a CDS encoding MFS transporter — MHGFLRDLGLLRDRRFTLLLAARTISVLGTAFAPVALAFGILDLPGADATTLSVVLTAEALPMVLFMLVGGVIADRLPRHRVMMVSELVNALAFAALGVMLLSGWTPLPVMAAAAAVSGLATAVMYPALTGIIPEVVPADRLQTGNALLGLGANTSRVLGAVLGGATVTLVGGGWALAASAVLFAIGGVLIAALRMTRAERPAGERHSVLGDLRDGWREFSSRQWIWVVVAQFSIMVMAIQAGHGVLGPLIAKESLGGAPAWSAFLAGEAVGTIAGVAVSLRVRPRRPILVGVLLCLPSALPYVLLGLAAPLWAIVAAAFVLGVCFDVFGVLWQTTMQREVPAESLSRVSSYDALGSLMFGPIGLMLAGPVAHWAGTRTALLACGALVVLSTLAALLSPGVRNLRAPASTAAAEPVSG; from the coding sequence GTGCACGGTTTTCTTCGCGATCTCGGGCTGTTGCGGGACCGGCGGTTCACGCTGCTGCTGGCGGCGCGGACGATCTCGGTCCTCGGCACCGCGTTCGCACCGGTGGCGCTCGCGTTCGGCATCCTCGACCTGCCCGGCGCCGACGCCACCACGCTGTCGGTCGTGCTCACCGCCGAGGCGCTGCCGATGGTGCTGTTCATGCTGGTGGGCGGGGTGATCGCCGACCGGTTGCCACGGCACCGGGTGATGATGGTGAGCGAGCTGGTCAACGCGCTGGCGTTCGCCGCCCTGGGCGTGATGCTGCTCAGCGGCTGGACTCCGCTGCCGGTCATGGCCGCGGCCGCGGCCGTCAGCGGGCTGGCCACGGCGGTGATGTATCCGGCGCTGACCGGGATCATCCCCGAGGTGGTGCCTGCCGACCGGCTGCAGACCGGCAACGCGCTGCTCGGCCTCGGAGCCAACACCTCACGGGTGCTCGGGGCGGTGCTGGGCGGAGCCACCGTGACGCTGGTGGGCGGCGGGTGGGCGCTGGCCGCCAGCGCCGTGCTGTTCGCGATCGGCGGGGTGCTGATCGCGGCGCTGCGGATGACGCGGGCGGAGCGTCCGGCCGGCGAACGCCACTCGGTGCTGGGAGACCTGCGCGACGGCTGGCGCGAGTTCTCCTCCCGGCAGTGGATCTGGGTGGTGGTCGCGCAGTTCTCCATCATGGTGATGGCCATCCAGGCCGGCCACGGGGTGCTCGGGCCGCTGATCGCGAAGGAGAGTCTGGGCGGGGCGCCGGCCTGGTCGGCGTTCCTGGCGGGTGAGGCGGTGGGCACGATCGCCGGGGTCGCCGTGTCGCTGCGCGTGCGGCCCAGACGCCCGATCCTCGTCGGGGTCCTGCTCTGCCTGCCGTCCGCGCTGCCGTATGTGCTGCTGGGCCTGGCGGCGCCGCTGTGGGCGATCGTGGCGGCGGCGTTCGTGCTGGGCGTCTGCTTCGACGTCTTCGGCGTGCTGTGGCAGACGACGATGCAGCGTGAGGTGCCGGCGGAGTCGCTGTCGCGGGTCAGCTCGTACGACGCGCTGGGGTCGCTGATGTTCGGGCCGATCGGCCTCATGCTGGCCGGGCCGGTGGCGCACTGGGCGGGCACCCGGACGGCGCTGCTCGCCTGCGGCGCCCTGGTGGTGCTGTCCACGCTGGCGGCGCTGCTGTCGCCGGGGGTGCGCAACCTGCGCGCCCCCGCGTCCACCGCCGCCGCCGAACCCGTGTCAGGCTGA